A single genomic interval of Comamonas sp. 26 harbors:
- a CDS encoding YqiJ family protein, giving the protein MSLFTTPETLPFGVAFAMIVGIALIEGVGILAAMSPSHLIDNLLPDVHGDSGLDRMLGWLHLGRVPSLVLLILFLAGYALFGFGLQMVAHGLIGHYLPAWLAGLLAVPSGLATVRGLGALVAHIIPQDETSIVSEQSLLGRAGVVSAGAARRGLAAQARVRDAHGRTHYLMVEPDIDSDIFEEGAQILVVRKIGAIYRCIANPHPSLL; this is encoded by the coding sequence GTGAGCCTGTTCACCACCCCCGAGACCCTGCCTTTTGGCGTGGCCTTCGCCATGATCGTGGGCATTGCTCTGATCGAAGGTGTGGGCATTCTGGCTGCCATGAGCCCCAGCCACCTCATCGATAACCTGCTGCCTGACGTTCACGGCGACTCGGGACTAGACCGCATGCTGGGCTGGTTGCACCTGGGGCGCGTGCCGTCGCTGGTGTTGTTGATCCTATTCCTGGCGGGCTATGCACTGTTCGGCTTCGGTCTGCAAATGGTGGCTCATGGTCTGATAGGCCACTATCTGCCCGCCTGGCTGGCGGGACTGCTGGCAGTGCCATCAGGACTGGCCACGGTGCGTGGCCTTGGCGCACTGGTCGCACACATCATTCCTCAGGATGAGACCAGCATCGTCAGCGAGCAGTCTTTGCTAGGCCGAGCGGGCGTGGTCTCCGCAGGCGCTGCACGACGCGGCCTTGCCGCCCAGGCCCGTGTGCGCGATGCCCATGGCCGAACTCACTATCTGATGGTGGAGCCGGACATCGACAGCGATATCTTCGAGGAAGGTGCACAAATTCTGGTGGTACGCAAGATCGGTGCCATCTACCGCTGCATCGCCAACCCGCATCCTTCGCTGCTGTGA
- a CDS encoding phosphatase PAP2 family protein: MFFFDRYLFALINADAQTPWFSIEFARLLSAWAPNISAILVIIALLFGSPAVRRTMLLLLLSMATAWLIARLIRWGFPAPRPFQLNLGTLWIQHGGRASFPSQHASGAFALAMALSLGVTRHRKALVALGWTVAIGVAWSRVHLGVHFPSDVMAGALVGISAALLVWNAAFWLRSRRYLRVAPHIKKLRLRIKAQ, from the coding sequence ATGTTCTTCTTCGATCGTTATCTGTTTGCTCTGATCAATGCCGACGCGCAAACCCCCTGGTTCAGCATCGAATTCGCGCGCCTGCTCTCGGCATGGGCTCCCAATATCAGCGCCATTCTCGTGATCATCGCTCTGCTATTTGGCTCACCGGCGGTGCGTCGCACAATGCTGCTGCTGCTGCTGTCCATGGCGACCGCCTGGCTGATCGCAAGACTCATACGCTGGGGCTTCCCAGCGCCGCGCCCATTTCAACTGAACCTGGGCACGCTGTGGATTCAGCATGGCGGGCGCGCCAGCTTCCCCAGCCAGCATGCCAGCGGTGCTTTTGCGCTGGCCATGGCGCTCAGTCTGGGCGTGACGCGCCACCGCAAGGCGCTGGTGGCTCTTGGCTGGACGGTGGCCATTGGCGTCGCCTGGAGCCGTGTTCACCTTGGCGTGCACTTTCCTTCGGATGTGATGGCCGGTGCGCTGGTCGGCATCAGCGCAGCCTTGCTCGTCTGGAATGCGGCTTTCTGGCTGCGCAGCCGACGCTATCTGCGTGTGGCGCCGCACATTAAAAAACTGCGTCTGCGCATCAAGGCCCAGTAA
- a CDS encoding PspA/IM30 family protein, translated as MADSLKTRVGRVIAGSAHALVDRLENQAPQAVMEQSVREVQTIIGEVRYELGLVSANRHLTQQQHSSLNGQHSKLDEQTQQALASGREDLARAAVARQLDIEAQIPVLETALAELARKEEELTGYIAALLAKQREMNDALENFVRSRAASAAPTATPSANAQQRLESATDSFDRLYQRHTGLTPTGVGATLDQAAKLKDLEELVRQNKINERMAQLRNNQS; from the coding sequence ATGGCAGATTCCCTGAAGACTCGTGTTGGCCGCGTCATCGCAGGCAGCGCCCATGCCTTGGTAGATCGACTGGAAAATCAAGCGCCGCAAGCGGTCATGGAGCAATCCGTTCGAGAAGTGCAAACCATCATTGGCGAAGTACGCTATGAACTGGGCCTGGTCAGCGCCAACCGTCACCTGACGCAGCAGCAGCACTCCAGCCTCAATGGTCAACATTCCAAGCTCGATGAGCAAACCCAGCAGGCGCTGGCATCGGGCCGCGAGGACCTGGCCCGTGCGGCCGTAGCTAGGCAGCTTGACATCGAAGCACAAATCCCGGTGCTAGAAACCGCATTGGCCGAGCTTGCGCGCAAGGAAGAAGAGCTGACTGGCTATATCGCCGCTCTGCTGGCAAAGCAGCGCGAGATGAATGATGCGCTGGAGAATTTCGTGCGCAGCCGTGCCGCCAGTGCAGCGCCCACCGCAACGCCCTCTGCCAATGCCCAGCAACGGCTGGAATCGGCCACCGATTCATTTGACAGACTCTATCAGCGCCATACCGGCCTGACGCCCACTGGCGTCGGCGCAACCCTGGATCAGGCTGCAAAGCTGAAAGACCTGGAAGAGCTGGTGCGCCAAAACAAAATCAACGAGCGGATGGCGCAACTGCGCAACAACCAATCGTGA
- a CDS encoding CPBP family intramembrane metalloprotease: MPLTSQRVLLPVATQPLPAARMGLALWVMGMPGAVALAHTAPPAWLVTLAGGASAETLGWVAVMGFGIMLALAIGLGLKLGPQVGLSTPLIHAVVEGRIPWRGMRVLSLPGVAGGVIGAAWLVTLAVVWPESMSFVDPVYGLPLLPKILYGGFTEELLLRFGMLSLVMWLLWKAFGSPKRRPRWLLGWSAIAIAALLSAGIPVYLGWTVTGTMSAAIVAQLLVCEIVYGLLAGVMFWRYGLESAMLTHLVTYLLSHGLI; the protein is encoded by the coding sequence ATGCCCTTGACCTCCCAACGCGTCCTGCTACCTGTTGCGACCCAGCCTTTACCCGCTGCGCGCATGGGACTAGCGCTGTGGGTCATGGGCATGCCCGGCGCGGTGGCTCTGGCTCACACGGCACCGCCCGCCTGGCTAGTCACTCTGGCAGGCGGAGCGTCTGCAGAGACGCTGGGCTGGGTTGCGGTAATGGGCTTTGGCATCATGCTGGCGCTGGCCATAGGGCTAGGGCTGAAACTGGGCCCGCAAGTGGGTTTGAGTACGCCGTTGATCCATGCTGTCGTAGAGGGCCGCATACCCTGGCGCGGCATGCGTGTGCTGAGCCTGCCGGGCGTGGCTGGGGGCGTGATCGGCGCTGCCTGGCTGGTGACGCTGGCGGTGGTCTGGCCCGAAAGCATGTCGTTTGTCGACCCGGTCTACGGCCTGCCGCTGCTGCCCAAGATTCTTTATGGCGGCTTTACCGAAGAGCTGCTGCTGCGCTTTGGCATGTTGTCGCTGGTCATGTGGCTGCTGTGGAAAGCCTTCGGTAGCCCTAAACGCCGCCCCCGCTGGTTGCTTGGCTGGTCGGCCATTGCTATTGCCGCTCTGCTGTCGGCTGGCATTCCGGTGTACCTGGGCTGGACGGTGACGGGCACCATGTCTGCCGCCATCGTGGCGCAACTGCTGGTCTGTGAAATTGTCTATGGCCTGCTTGCAGGCGTCATGTTCTGGCGCTACGGCCTTGAGTCAGCCATGCTGACCCACTTGGTGACTTATCTGCTCTCTCACGGGCTGATTTAG
- the pyk gene encoding pyruvate kinase has translation MQVSRATKIVATLGPASSDPQLLEQMVREGVNVVRLNFSHGKAQDHVDRATMVREAAKRAGREVAIMADLQGPKIRVGKFAEGKVMLEPGARFVLDASRTEPGDINGVGLDYKELPRDVKPGDVLLLNDGLIVMTVEAVRGDAVHAIVKLGGELSNNKGINKQGGGLTAPALTAKDMEDIKTAMSFQADYVAVSFPKNATDMEMARQLCNVAAAQYGHKPGLIAKIERAEAIPRLEEILKVSDGIMVARGDLAVEVGHAAVPALQKKMIRMARDMDKVVITATQMMESMITNPVPTRAEVSDVANAVLDGTDAVMLSAETAAGKYPLETVQEMAAICAAAEAAEDRVKDADFSNSQFKRTDQAIAIGALFTAHHLGAKAIVAMTDSGSTALWMSRHRIHIPIYALTPRLATQRKMALYRNVRPLLMDTSADRDTALDQAKTHLLMRGIVQSGDVYAITCGEPMGQPGGTNMLKICRVE, from the coding sequence ATGCAAGTAAGTCGTGCTACCAAGATCGTCGCCACACTGGGCCCTGCTTCCAGCGATCCGCAACTGCTTGAGCAAATGGTGCGCGAGGGCGTAAACGTTGTTCGCCTGAACTTCAGCCACGGCAAGGCCCAGGACCACGTGGACCGCGCCACCATGGTGCGTGAAGCCGCCAAGCGTGCTGGCCGTGAAGTAGCCATCATGGCCGACTTGCAAGGCCCCAAGATTCGCGTCGGCAAGTTTGCCGAGGGCAAGGTCATGTTGGAGCCCGGCGCCCGCTTTGTGCTGGACGCATCGCGCACCGAACCCGGCGATATCAACGGCGTGGGCCTGGATTACAAGGAACTGCCGCGCGATGTCAAACCCGGCGACGTGCTGTTGCTGAATGACGGCCTGATCGTGATGACGGTGGAAGCTGTGCGTGGCGATGCCGTGCATGCCATCGTCAAGCTGGGCGGCGAACTGTCCAACAACAAGGGCATCAACAAGCAAGGTGGCGGCCTGACGGCCCCCGCGCTGACCGCCAAGGACATGGAGGACATCAAGACTGCGATGTCCTTCCAGGCTGACTACGTGGCTGTGAGCTTCCCCAAGAACGCCACCGACATGGAAATGGCCCGCCAGCTGTGCAACGTGGCAGCGGCCCAGTACGGCCACAAGCCCGGCCTGATCGCCAAGATCGAGCGCGCTGAAGCCATTCCTCGTCTTGAAGAAATTTTGAAGGTCTCGGACGGCATCATGGTTGCCCGTGGTGACCTGGCTGTGGAAGTGGGTCACGCTGCCGTGCCTGCGCTGCAAAAGAAGATGATCCGCATGGCGCGTGACATGGACAAGGTGGTGATTACTGCGACCCAGATGATGGAGTCCATGATCACCAACCCCGTGCCTACCCGTGCGGAAGTGAGCGACGTGGCCAACGCCGTGCTGGACGGCACCGATGCCGTGATGCTGAGCGCTGAAACTGCTGCCGGCAAGTACCCACTGGAAACCGTGCAGGAAATGGCCGCCATCTGCGCCGCTGCAGAAGCTGCAGAAGACCGCGTCAAGGATGCAGATTTCAGCAACAGCCAGTTCAAGCGTACCGATCAGGCCATTGCCATTGGCGCTCTGTTCACCGCTCACCACCTGGGCGCCAAGGCCATCGTGGCCATGACGGATTCCGGTTCTACCGCTTTGTGGATGAGCCGTCACCGCATCCACATCCCCATCTACGCTCTGACGCCTCGTCTGGCGACCCAGCGCAAGATGGCGCTGTACCGCAATGTACGTCCTCTGCTGATGGACACCAGCGCTGACCGCGATACGGCTCTGGATCAGGCCAAGACCCATCTGCTGATGCGCGGCATCGTGCAATCTGGCGACGTGTACGCCATCACCTGCGGCGAGCCCATGGGCCAGCCCGGTGGTACGAACATGCTCAAAATTTGCCGGGTTGAGTAA
- a CDS encoding sulfite exporter TauE/SafE family protein — protein MQIVFFMALVGLASFCQNLTGFAFGLIFVGVAGATGLMNIADAANVACLLSIINGVSYMRAYRFEADWTLLKPMLISSVLGVIGGVLLLHWLSGNTLNGLRMLLGVVIVLCALLLLMQKKALDKPSGPVALWFAGISSGLLGGLFATPGPPMVYHLYRQPLDRMLVRHCLFAMFVTCSLLRAAMVAVEGQLNWGVMGWTALAFPMVTGVTWWSAKRPPALPKKLVEWLVCGLLILSGGSLLWSGWKASQPEAVVPDDSTASLTHTEQCFDAQLLTLSAQS, from the coding sequence ATGCAAATTGTTTTTTTCATGGCCCTTGTGGGCTTGGCCTCGTTCTGTCAGAACCTCACGGGTTTTGCGTTCGGGCTGATCTTTGTGGGTGTGGCCGGTGCCACGGGCCTGATGAATATTGCCGATGCGGCCAACGTGGCCTGTCTGCTGTCCATCATCAATGGCGTGAGCTATATGCGCGCCTACCGTTTTGAGGCGGACTGGACGCTGCTTAAACCCATGCTCATCAGCAGTGTGCTGGGGGTGATTGGTGGCGTGCTGCTGCTGCACTGGCTCAGCGGCAATACGCTGAACGGTTTGCGCATGTTGCTGGGCGTGGTGATCGTGCTGTGTGCGCTTTTGCTGTTGATGCAGAAAAAAGCGCTGGACAAGCCTTCTGGCCCTGTTGCACTGTGGTTTGCGGGCATCTCATCGGGTTTGCTGGGTGGCCTGTTCGCCACGCCCGGCCCACCCATGGTCTATCACCTCTACCGCCAGCCGCTTGATCGCATGCTGGTGCGCCATTGCCTGTTTGCCATGTTCGTCACCTGCTCGCTGCTGCGCGCCGCCATGGTGGCTGTGGAAGGACAACTGAACTGGGGCGTTATGGGCTGGACGGCTCTGGCCTTCCCTATGGTGACGGGCGTGACCTGGTGGAGTGCCAAGCGCCCGCCCGCGCTGCCCAAAAAACTGGTGGAATGGCTGGTGTGCGGCCTGCTGATTCTGTCGGGCGGCAGCCTGCTGTGGTCGGGCTGGAAAGCCAGCCAGCCGGAGGCGGTGGTGCCCGATGATTCAACCGCCTCACTGACGCACACCGAGCAGTGTTTTGATGCGCAATTACTGACGCTCTCAGCGCAAAGCTGA
- a CDS encoding phosphatase PAP2 family protein, producing the protein MHSPFRNPPSETTTSQLLSWTLIALVCVVAWDFSGLDLAMARWFGSSNGFALQNNWFMVNIAHEGARKLAWAIVLGLSLMIWWPLGLLRQVPYSRRIQLVVASLVSLIVMAVMKRISATSCPWDLSEFGGLAHYVSHWAWGVTDGGGGHCFPAGHASAGFAFVSGYFSLRHTAAHAARLWLAAALAAGFALGLAQQMRGAHFMSHTLWTAWLCWTSCWICDLAVTRYLTRQTRNAGAAPSAAYPAD; encoded by the coding sequence ATGCATTCGCCCTTTCGCAATCCCCCCTCAGAAACCACCACCTCACAGCTGCTGAGCTGGACCCTCATCGCCCTGGTCTGTGTCGTGGCCTGGGACTTCAGCGGGCTGGATCTGGCCATGGCGCGCTGGTTTGGCAGCAGCAATGGCTTTGCGCTGCAAAACAACTGGTTCATGGTCAACATCGCCCATGAAGGTGCGCGCAAGCTGGCATGGGCCATTGTGCTGGGGCTGAGCCTGATGATCTGGTGGCCGCTGGGTCTGCTGCGGCAAGTGCCTTATTCGCGGCGCATACAGCTGGTGGTTGCGTCTCTGGTCTCACTCATCGTCATGGCCGTCATGAAACGCATCAGCGCCACCAGTTGCCCCTGGGATCTGAGCGAATTTGGCGGACTGGCCCACTATGTCTCTCACTGGGCATGGGGAGTGACGGATGGCGGCGGCGGCCACTGCTTTCCGGCCGGTCATGCCTCGGCAGGCTTTGCCTTTGTCAGCGGCTACTTTTCCCTACGCCACACGGCAGCCCATGCCGCGCGCCTGTGGCTGGCAGCCGCTCTGGCAGCGGGCTTTGCACTGGGACTGGCCCAGCAAATGCGCGGCGCCCACTTCATGAGCCATACGCTGTGGACAGCATGGCTGTGCTGGACAAGCTGCTGGATCTGCGATCTGGCTGTGACGCGATACCTCACACGCCAGACCCGCAACGCAGGCGCTGCACCCAGCGCAGCCTACCCGGCCGACTGA
- a CDS encoding response regulator transcription factor, translating to MRILVVEDNEGIAEGLRSNLMQRGYAVDVCASVAQAWGALTAERFDAVLLDLGLPDGDGSEVVRRLRAQVARPGLPQLPDAFTPVLILTARDQVQDRVAGLNLGADDYLVKPFDMDELEARLRAMMRRAAGQASPVIRHADLEVDPAARIIRQAGQKVEVSPREFAVLWALLLARGRVLSRPQIEEHLYSWGDTVESNAVEVYVHHLRKKLGQKIIVTMRGVGYFMPQEQE from the coding sequence ATGCGAATTTTGGTGGTTGAAGACAACGAAGGCATTGCCGAAGGCCTGCGCAGCAATTTGATGCAGCGCGGTTATGCGGTGGATGTGTGCGCCAGCGTGGCGCAAGCTTGGGGCGCGCTGACGGCAGAGCGCTTTGATGCCGTACTGCTTGACCTCGGCCTGCCCGACGGCGACGGCAGCGAGGTGGTGCGCCGCTTGCGCGCGCAGGTGGCCCGGCCCGGACTGCCGCAACTGCCCGACGCCTTTACGCCAGTACTGATTCTGACGGCGCGCGATCAGGTGCAGGACCGGGTTGCGGGGCTGAACCTGGGGGCCGATGACTATCTGGTCAAACCCTTTGACATGGACGAGCTGGAAGCCCGCCTGCGCGCCATGATGCGCCGCGCTGCCGGTCAGGCATCACCGGTCATACGCCATGCCGATCTTGAGGTTGATCCGGCGGCCCGAATCATCAGGCAGGCGGGGCAGAAGGTAGAGGTCTCACCGCGTGAATTTGCCGTGCTCTGGGCCTTGCTGCTGGCGCGCGGCCGGGTGCTGTCGCGCCCGCAGATCGAAGAGCATCTCTACAGCTGGGGCGATACGGTGGAGAGCAATGCGGTAGAGGTCTATGTGCACCATCTGCGCAAAAAACTGGGCCAGAAAATTATCGTCACCATGCGCGGAGTGGGCTACTTCATGCCGCAGGAGCAAGAATGA
- a CDS encoding aminopeptidase P N-terminal domain-containing protein, producing MTSVYAQRRARLAAQLGAGGVAIIPTAPELHRNRDTEYLYRHDSYFYYLTGFSEPNACLVLTSDGKSVLFCQPKDLEREVWTGYRLGPEAAKAKLAVDQAFSSDEINARLPRLLENRERVWFPFATHKGLAEQIEGWLGQVRGRSRFGVLCPTQQGDACALLDEMRLVKDAHELDIMRRASEISARAHVRAMQRSARMIRNGEEVREYHLDAELLHEFRQHGSQYVAYGSIVAAGANACVLHYQADKAPVRPGELVLIDAGCELDGYASDITRTFPADGKFSGPQRALYDLVHASQEAAVAVTKAGNRFNDPHDATVAVLAQGMLDLGLLDKRKYGTAQDVIESRAYFQFYMHRTGHWLGMDVHDCGSYVDPTELDVVSERKDPISGETIANRPSRILRPGMVTTIEPGIYVRPAAGVPEQFHNIGIRIEDDAIVTESGCELITRGVPVKADEIEALMRG from the coding sequence ATGACTTCTGTTTATGCTCAACGCCGCGCACGCTTGGCCGCCCAGTTGGGCGCTGGCGGTGTCGCCATCATCCCCACGGCCCCAGAGCTGCACCGCAACCGCGATACCGAATATCTGTATCGCCACGACAGCTACTTCTACTACCTCACCGGCTTCAGCGAGCCCAATGCCTGTCTGGTGCTGACCAGCGATGGCAAAAGCGTGCTGTTCTGTCAGCCCAAGGATCTCGAGCGCGAGGTCTGGACCGGCTACCGTCTCGGCCCCGAGGCGGCCAAGGCAAAGCTGGCCGTGGATCAGGCTTTCTCCAGCGATGAAATCAACGCACGCCTGCCGCGTCTGCTTGAAAACCGCGAGCGGGTCTGGTTCCCGTTTGCCACGCATAAAGGCCTGGCTGAACAGATTGAAGGCTGGCTGGGTCAGGTGCGTGGCCGCTCGCGCTTTGGCGTGTTGTGTCCTACTCAGCAAGGCGATGCCTGTGCGTTGCTCGATGAAATGCGACTGGTCAAAGACGCGCACGAGCTGGACATCATGCGCCGTGCCAGCGAGATCAGCGCGCGTGCCCATGTGCGCGCCATGCAGCGCTCTGCCCGCATGATTCGCAATGGTGAAGAGGTGCGTGAATACCACCTGGATGCCGAACTGCTGCACGAATTCCGCCAGCATGGCTCGCAATATGTGGCTTACGGCTCCATCGTGGCAGCCGGCGCCAATGCCTGCGTGCTGCACTATCAGGCCGACAAAGCTCCCGTGCGACCTGGCGAGCTGGTGCTGATTGATGCGGGCTGCGAGCTCGATGGTTACGCCAGCGACATCACCCGCACCTTCCCGGCCGATGGAAAATTCAGCGGACCGCAGCGCGCGCTGTATGACCTGGTGCATGCCAGCCAGGAGGCGGCCGTGGCCGTCACCAAGGCCGGCAACCGCTTCAATGACCCACACGATGCCACCGTGGCCGTGCTGGCACAGGGCATGCTCGATCTGGGTTTGCTGGACAAGCGCAAGTACGGCACGGCTCAGGATGTGATCGAGTCGCGCGCTTACTTTCAGTTCTATATGCACCGCACCGGCCACTGGCTGGGCATGGATGTGCATGACTGCGGCAGCTATGTGGATCCGACCGAGCTGGATGTGGTCAGCGAGCGCAAGGACCCGATCTCGGGCGAAACCATTGCCAACCGTCCCAGCCGCATCCTGCGGCCCGGTATGGTGACCACCATCGAGCCCGGCATCTATGTGCGTCCGGCTGCGGGCGTGCCTGAGCAGTTCCACAACATTGGCATTCGCATCGAGGACGATGCCATCGTCACCGAAAGCGGCTGTGAGCTCATCACGCGAGGCGTGCCCGTCAAGGCGGATGAAATTGAAGCGCTGATGCGTGGCTAA
- a CDS encoding histidine kinase dimerization/phospho-acceptor domain-containing protein, with protein sequence MSAAAPTEKRRSSLQLTLLAWVLAALALVWGSFVIWGYQTGVTEADELTDGHLASVATLALNWHVQDDVPVRETTPTQRPPGLRAHDYQESLSVALWNAQGLLISRTGQAPLPDFNIDQGFATLSETEHKAWRSFTQWSQDKKAKVTVMIDLAERDSLADDIAMQMIEPGFWLLPIIVIALGVAVRRGMRPLNQITQRVEALDLSRDQRVSDANVPRELSPMVNSINTLLDRQQEALARERNLANEVAHELRTPLASIALQAQALKSGPQTDNAAMQAALQRIGQDALHAGHVLDQLLTLARAGRGMLDAPLQAVNWAAVARDVAAAQAQSAWLREDTLAVDAPESVMVRGNALLLDSALRNLVENAVRHTPPGTQIEVQAGCDSSLGLAWVQVCDDGRRDAAPAHVPPVDSLHLGHEIVSRVMQAHDGRFAVADAPQGFTTCYRMEMPSAG encoded by the coding sequence ATGAGTGCCGCAGCGCCCACCGAAAAGCGCCGCAGCTCATTGCAGCTGACTCTGCTGGCCTGGGTGCTGGCGGCGCTGGCGCTGGTCTGGGGCAGTTTTGTCATCTGGGGTTACCAGACGGGCGTCACGGAAGCCGATGAGCTGACGGACGGCCATCTGGCCAGTGTGGCAACGCTGGCGTTGAACTGGCATGTGCAGGACGACGTGCCCGTACGGGAAACAACCCCGACGCAACGCCCGCCTGGACTGCGCGCCCACGACTATCAGGAGTCGCTGAGCGTGGCACTGTGGAATGCTCAGGGCCTGCTGATTTCACGCACGGGTCAGGCCCCTTTGCCGGACTTCAATATCGATCAGGGCTTCGCCACGCTTAGCGAAACCGAGCACAAGGCCTGGCGCAGCTTTACCCAGTGGAGTCAAGACAAAAAAGCCAAGGTCACAGTGATGATTGACCTGGCCGAGCGCGATAGCCTAGCTGATGACATCGCCATGCAGATGATTGAGCCGGGCTTCTGGCTGCTGCCCATTATCGTGATTGCGCTGGGTGTGGCTGTGCGCCGGGGCATGCGGCCGCTGAACCAGATCACGCAGCGGGTCGAAGCCCTCGATTTAAGTCGCGATCAGCGCGTATCAGATGCCAATGTGCCGCGTGAGCTGTCGCCCATGGTGAACTCCATCAATACGCTGCTTGACCGCCAGCAAGAGGCACTGGCGCGCGAGCGCAATCTGGCCAACGAGGTCGCGCATGAGCTGCGCACGCCGCTGGCCTCCATTGCTTTGCAGGCGCAAGCTCTCAAGTCTGGCCCGCAGACCGATAACGCAGCCATGCAGGCGGCTTTGCAGCGTATTGGGCAAGATGCCTTGCATGCCGGGCATGTGCTTGACCAACTGCTGACCTTGGCCAGAGCTGGGCGCGGCATGCTGGATGCGCCCTTGCAGGCCGTGAACTGGGCTGCCGTGGCGCGTGATGTGGCTGCTGCACAGGCCCAGAGCGCATGGCTGCGCGAAGACACGCTGGCGGTGGATGCACCTGAGTCCGTCATGGTGCGCGGCAATGCACTGCTGCTGGATTCTGCCCTGCGCAATCTGGTCGAAAACGCGGTGCGCCATACGCCGCCGGGCACGCAGATCGAGGTGCAGGCCGGGTGTGATTCATCACTTGGTCTGGCATGGGTGCAGGTCTGCGATGACGGGCGGCGTGATGCCGCGCCTGCCCATGTGCCGCCTGTGGACAGCCTGCACCTGGGCCATGAAATCGTCAGCCGCGTCATGCAGGCCCACGACGGGCGCTTTGCGGTGGCGGATGCACCACAAGGCTTCACCACCTGCTATCGCATGGAAATGCCGTCTGCCGGTTAA